In Globicephala melas chromosome 20, mGloMel1.2, whole genome shotgun sequence, the genomic window GTTAGTTAGGGACATGGGTATGTTCTGAGCTCCTGTAATTTCCAGCATCTTGGGTAAGGCCACATCTCCTTTTGACTTCAGTGGCTTGGGTAAGGCCTGGATACTTATGGAGGTCAGAATCTTGAGTAAGGCCTTGGCTCCTGTAGACTCAAGAATCTTGGGTAAGACCTGGATTCTTGTAGTCTCCTGAGTCTCGGGTAAGGCTTGAGCCCTTATGGAGCCGAAGGGTTTCAACAAGGCCTGGGCTCTTCAGATTCCTGGCAAAGGCCTGAGCTCTTGTTGTCTCCAGAGTCTTGGGCAAGGTATGGATACTTCTCCGGCCCAGAATCTTGGGTAAAGTCTGGACTCCTAGAGACTCCTGAATCTTGGGCATTACCTGTACTCTTGTCACATCCAGAATCTTGAGAAGGGTGTGGGCTATTATGGAAGCCAGTTTTTTGGGAGAGCTCTTGACTTTTATACAGTACAGTCTCTTGCTTTCGTTCCAGATTCCTATAGACTTCAGAATAATGCATAAAGCCTGAGCTCCTCTGAATGTCAGAAGTTTGGAGAAATGGTATGTTCTTGTGGAGACCAGAGCGTTGGGTGAGATATGGGCGTTTAAAGAAACGTCTATCTCGAGTAGAACCTAAGCTCTTCTGGGAGCCAGAATCTTGGGTAATGACTGGATTCTTCTGAAGATCAGAGTCGTGGGAAAGGCTTGGATTCTTGTAGAGGTAAGGGTCTTGGGTAAGGCCTGGAAGCTTGTGGAGGCCTGGATCTTGAGCAAGGCCTGGGTTCTTGGGGAGACCTGGGTCTCGGGTAAGGCCTGGGTTCTTATGGAGGCCTGGTCTTGGATAAGGCCTGGGTCCTTGTAGAGGCTTGGATTTGGGGTAAGGCCTGGGTTTCTGAAAACTCTACAGTCTTTTGAAGGGCCTGGGGTCCTTTGGAGGACAGAGCCTTGGTTGAGGCCTAGACTCTCATGAAGTTCAGGGGGTTGGGGCTTGTTTGGGGTTTGGGAAGTAGTGGATAACTGGGGAGGGATGGGGCCCTGGGAAGAGAGGACAGACTGAGGAGACTTGGAGGttgggggaaaggtggggggttGTATTAAGGTGGAgggcttctggtggttgctgtgTTGAAGGACAAAGGATCTGGGAGAaacaagaggcagagaaagagtgCATGGTGGAGGCATGGTGCATGGTGAGCTCTGGGCACTGGTTGGAGAATGGAAGCAAGGTTGAGAAGGTGCAGCATCCTTGGAGTACACCAGGAATGTGGGGTAGACTGGAGTCTGGGGGTCTGTGTTTCTCTTCAGAACTGCAAGGATGGAAGCTGCAGTAAGGGAAGGTCTTGGACTGTACAAATTTGTCTTTGGCATCATTTGAGATCTTCCCTTCCATATTCCCCAACTCCAGGTAACCCAGTATGGATCCTGTGGAGGACTTGGCACTGTCCCTACTACATTGCTTCAGTGTTTGCTCTGCTGTACCAGAGCTCACCAGACCATGCCCCTCTTGGGGCCTGGAGGGGGTACCAACCCATCCACACTGAGGCAGCATCCAGCAGCAAGTTCTTTCTGGAATACCCAGAATTCTGAGGCAGACACACATGGAATAAGTTCTGCTTTACCCTGCGGTCATGGTAGACCACATGGCCGGAGGAGAGGCCTTGGCTAAAGGCAGACAAGGTAGAGGGAATAGAACCTAGGATGGGCGTAGGGGTGGTGGACGGGACTTGAGTGTTTGTCAGGGCCCTGTGTCACAGCACAGGGCTGTGCTCAGGGCCCTGTGTCACAGCACAGGGCTGTGCTCAggggtgagggctggggaggggttcTGGGCCTGGGGGGTGGTGTGCTCAGGGGAGTGGAATGTGAAGCAAGTCTGGGCCTGAGGTGGGGCGTGCTCagaggggtgggtggaggagaaGGTCTGGGCTTTGGCAGGAGTGTTCCCAGTAGGGTGCACTAGGGAGAAGGCCTGGGTCTGGGCGGAAGTGTGCTCATGGGCGTGGCCTCGGGAGCAGGTCTCGGcctgggtggggggcgggtgtgCCCAGGGGGGTGGGCTGAGGAGGTGGCCTGGGCCTTGGCAGGAGCATGCGCAGGGGGCTGA contains:
- the LOC115850683 gene encoding LOW QUALITY PROTEIN: uncharacterized protein SPEM3-like (The sequence of the model RefSeq protein was modified relative to this genomic sequence to represent the inferred CDS: inserted 5 bases in 3 codons; deleted 2 bases in 2 codons; substituted 3 bases at 3 genomic stop codons), producing the protein MGERALCRAEPCSGTIPRKCQELGDSILLLLIRLIFLNLGMNVVTMLWRHLKSYLRVLFNRIFPKDKQASCVGSHRMCMRCSVDPKNLCSRVSSRFRHRPSFLLGHPNHHPNSWIPDTNDENASKCCWMPPQCGWAGASTEAPRGLWMERVVGAGEAPPVTALKSQATLYSRQETSSKLQRMSKVDVVPLRLPQDSKAKTPDSDPAQVPARAQTHPPAETCSRGHAHEHTSAQTQAFSLVHPTGNTPAKAQTFSSTHPSEHAPPQAQTCFTFHSPEHTTPQAQNPSPALTPEHSPVLALTNTQVPSTTPTPILGSIPSTLSAFSQGLSSGHVVYHDRRVKQNLFHVCLPQNSGYSRKNLGTPSRPQEGHGLVSSGTAEQTLKQCSRDSAKSSTGSILGYLELGNMEGKISNDAKDKFVQSKTFPYCSFHPCSSERNTDPQTPVYPTFLVYSKDAAPSQPCFHSPTSAQSSPCTMPPPCTLSLPLVSPRSFVLQHSNHQKPSTLIQPPTFPPTSKSPQSVLSSQGPIPPQLSTTSQTPNKPQPPELHESLGLNQGSVLQRTPGPSKDCRVFRNPGLTPNPSLHKNPGLTRDPGLPKNPGLAQDPGLHKLPGLTQDPYLYKNPSLSHDSDLQKNPVITQDSGSQKSLGSTRDRRFFKRPYLTQRSGLHKNIPFLQTSDIQRSSGFMHYSEVYRNLERKQETVLYKSQELSQKTGFHNSPHPSQDSGCDKSTGNAQDSGVSRSPDFTQDSGPEKYPYLAQDSGDNKSSGLCQESXKSPGLVETLRLHKGSSLTRDSGDYKNPGLTQDSXVYRSQGLTQDSDLHKYPGLTQATEVKRRCGLTQDAGNYRSSEHTHVPNXHKYSRINRDAGPRKGPALTQDSGLSKRSGLHNNSCLIPNPGLHKNXSGTDSVQVLGPHQTRKSFISEAVPRKEDAGQHIPWTSVPPSQNSCSPRAQVVYNDLQIFSEVPVLIELQSPSRRAGSQDWVYXTVPPACQNYRQMSTPPKTSWKPYCPGSGTRLGHVVFDARQRQFRAGRDKCEALSPRRLHXETSNNSQRPSRSGDISV